One genomic segment of Manis pentadactyla isolate mManPen7 chromosome 1, mManPen7.hap1, whole genome shotgun sequence includes these proteins:
- the LOC118936200 gene encoding LOW QUALITY PROTEIN: serine-rich coiled-coil domain-containing protein 2-like (The sequence of the model RefSeq protein was modified relative to this genomic sequence to represent the inferred CDS: inserted 3 bases in 2 codons; substituted 4 bases at 4 genomic stop codons) gives MEEKTQIKTFLGSKLPKYGTKSVRSALKPMSNGTPVNLLGTSKSSNVKSYIKNNGSSCPSSYSFNXRMATKYQLSAQGAEEPNDTQSSHDKVIDSEKHAPTQGTVDKNGMKGGLKSISLLTSKLAKPSTIFVSSTEELKQKSLSGPSNLGKFTKGTLLARTSYSSASAPKSQSNGFYGNXSAGMQRPRTNSCATRSSSGESLAXSLDNIKSLTCEKMSFFHSIPNLFLPPSSIIRSHSFSRATDLTKPYQNQQLLIRVPLRSSMLTRNSQQSEVLSGNEHLGYEFNRPYAAGGKKLALPNGPGVTSTLGYRMVRPSLLKLSRPPFSGTVTADGNKNLPTDTCVEEDAALLAKDRAADKDQELTENDSYRTENNQTIKCNTKIRYMSDDVDDISLSSLSSSEKNDLSEDFSDDFIDIDDSNRTRITPEEISLKEEKHENVSPKDIFDSSKENEKSFSKTDEWIDINVSSRSKCTKHTSGNNLISPDTDYRAGSSFELSPSDSSDGTYMWYEEGLEPIGNVHPVGSYESSEMNSIDLLNNLESCDHEDDDLMLDVDLTEDAPLENVECENMNRFDRSERNVRQSQEGFWKRPPQRWSGQEHYHLSHPDHYHHPGKSDLSRGSPYRESPLGHFESYGGTPFYQAQKMFVDVPENTVILDEMTLRHMVQDCTAVKTQLLKLKRLLHQHDESGSLHDIQLSLPSSPEPEDGDQIYXSEYLLNEIKELKEEIKKKDEKIQLLENQLATRYNCHQKSKEGKSTYADKYTQTPWRRIPPQVLQPSSSLPRPTDHTQGKLIKPQHIKAHSECTIRDRHXSVAHLNERFTHGLQQESNCGLEDWPFSSSLHFTKDVAKSTPSKADLNMTMNAQEPYHLANNQISDLQFVPTSLQTLPQSSTVDQAKRVGRSQSSLEDQTSQPKSLQLFKLSISNSLIPPSVSESSPSRTPTCKKSXIITPCTSAKLQPTSSQTNLANNPNLKVSKPRPPSGSFKQKQISSPYPEPQNFQAKTGIPRPLTRRRETMQNLNGNLNSGDCLPSNRFSRLPKPKIH, from the exons AtggaagaaaaaacacaaatcaaGACATTTTTGGGTTCCAAGTTGCCAAAGTATGGAACAAAATCTGTAAGAAGTGCACTGAAGCCAATGTCAAATGGGACACCTGTTAATTTACTGGGAACTTCCAAGAGTAGCAATGTCAAAAGTTACATCAAAAATAATGGCTCCAGTTGTCCATCATCCTATTCATTTAATTGAAGAATGGCAACTAAATACCAGCTTAGTGCACAAGGTGCTGAAGAGCCTAATGATACTCAAAGTTCACATGATAAAGTAATTGATTCTGAAAAACATGCACCTACTCAAGGAACGGTTGATAAAAATGGGATGAAGGGAGGTTTGAAAAGTATTTCCTTACTTACATCAAAGTTAGCAAAGCCATCCACTATATTCGTGTCATCTACAGAGGAGTTGAAACAAAAGTCTTTGTCTGGGCCATCTAACCTGGGTAAATTCACCAAAGGCACATTATTAGCAAGGACTTCATATTCTTCAGCCAGTGCTCCAAAATCACAGTCGAATGGATTTTATGGAAACTGATCAGCTGGCATGCAAAGGCCTAGAACAAACTCTTGTGCTACCAGAAGCAGTTCTGGAGAAAGCTTAG CATCCCTAGACAATATTAAATCTCTTACTTGTGAAAAAATGAGTTTTTTTCATTCCATTCCGAATTTATTCCTTCCACCTTCATCTATAATCAGATCACATTCCTTCAGTCGAGCTACAGATCTTACAAAGCCTTATCAGAACCAACAGCTGCTCATTAGAGTGCCCCTGAGGTCAAGTATGCTAACAAGAAATTCTCAGCAGTCAGAAGTACTCAGTGGGAATGAACATTTAGGGTATGAATTTAATAGGCCTTATGCTGCTGGTGGAAAGAAGTTGGCTTTACCAAATGGTCCAGGTGTAACTTCCACTTTGGGTTATAGGATGGTTCGTCCTTCTCTACTGAAGTTGAGCCGACCTCCATTTTCTGGGACTGTCACAGCTGATGGTAATAAAAATTTACCTACTGACACGTGTGTGGAGGAAGATGCTGCACTTTTGGCTAAGGACAGAGCTGCTGATAAGGACCAAGAGCTAACTGAGAATGATAGTTACAGAACAGAAAATAACCAGACCATCAAGTGTAATACTAAAATTAGATACATGAGTGATGATGTGGATGACATTTCCTTGTCTTCTTTGTCATCTTCTGAGAAGAATGATTTAAGTGAAGACTTTAGTGATGATTTTATAGATATAGATGACTCCAACAGAACTAGAATAACTCCAGAGGAAATTTctctcaaagaagaaaaacatgaaaatgtgTCACCAAAGGATATATTTGATTCttccaaggaaaatgaaaaatccttcaGTAAAACTGATGAGTGGATAGATATAAATGTCTCTTCCAGGAGTAAATGTACCAAACATACTTCTGGGAATAACTTGATTTCACCAGATACAGATTACAGAGCTGGTTCTTCATTTGAACTTTCTCCATCTGATAGCTCTGACGGAACATATATGTGGTATGAAGAGGGCTTGGAGCCCATTGGAAATGTGCACCCAGTTGGAAGCTATGAGTCCTCTGAAATGAACAGCATAGATCTTTTGAATAACCTTGAATCATGTGACCATGAGGATGATGACCTTATGCTTGACGTGGATCTGACCGAGGATGCACCTCTTGAAAATGTGGAGTGTGAAAATATGAACCGCTTTGACCGATCAGAAAGAAATGTTCGGCAGTCTCAGGAAGGATTTTGGAAAAGGCCACCACAGAGGTGGAGTGGACAGGAACATTACCACCTCAGCCATCCTGACCACTATCATCACCCTGGAAAAAGTGACTTGAGCAGAGGCTCTCCCTATAGAGAATCTCCTTTGGGTCATTTTGAAAGCTATGGAGGGACCCCCTTTTACCAGGCTCAGAAGATGTTTGTAGATGTACCTGAAAATACAGTGATACTGGATGAAATGACCCTTCGTCACATGGTCCAGGATTGCACTGCTGTAAAAACACAGTTACTCAAACTGAAACGTCTGCTGCATCAGCATGATGAAAGTGGTTCATTGCATGATATTCAACTATCATTGCCATCCAGTCCAGAGCCAGAAGATGGTGATCAAATATA gagtgaatatttattaaatgaaataaaagaacttaaagaggaaataaagaaaaaagatgaaaaaatccaACTATTAGAAAATCAGCTTGCAACTCGGTATAACTGCCACCAAAAatctaaagaaggaaaaagcacaTATGCTGATAAATACACCCAAACACCTTGGAGAAGAATTCCTCCTCAAGTACTACAGCCTTCCAGCAGCCTTCCCAGACCCACAGACCACACCCAGGGAAAACTAATAAAGCCGCAACATATCAAGGCCCACAGTGAATGCACAATCCGGGACAGACATTAGAGTGTTGCACATCTGAATGAACGCTTTACACATGGCTTGCAGCAAGAAAGCAACTGTGGTCTGGAAGACTGGCCTTTTTCATCAAGCCTACATTTCACTAAGGATGTGGCTAAAAGTACACCTTCTAAAGCAGACTTGAACATGACCATGAATGCTCAAGAACCTTATCATTTGGCAAATAATCAAATTAGTGACCTGCAATTTGTACCTACTTCTCTTCAGACACTTCCCCAGTCAAGTACAGTAGACCAGGCTAAGAGAGTTGGAAGAAGTCAGTCTTCACTGGAGGACCAAACGTCTCAACCCAAGTCCTTGCAGCTTTTTAAGCTTTCCATCTCGAATTCTTTGATACCTCCTTCAGTTTCAGAATCGTCTCCAAGTAGGACTCCCACTTGTAAGAAGTCATGAATAATCACACCATGTACTTCAGCAAAACTTCAGCCAACATCTAGTCAAACAAATCTTGCAAATAATCCAAATCTGAAAGTGTCTAAGCCCCGTCCCCCTTCTGGCTctttcaaacaaaaacaaataagcagCCCCTACCCAGAGCCTCAAAACTTCCAGGCCAAGACAGGCATCCCAAGACCATTAACAAGAAGAAGAGAA